A part of Caretta caretta isolate rCarCar2 chromosome 1, rCarCar1.hap1, whole genome shotgun sequence genomic DNA contains:
- the MRPL42 gene encoding large ribosomal subunit protein mL42, whose translation MAVALRRALWSRTMWMHLATFSRQASVQNGAMHCARHKSTYSVLPEDYNCKVELSMTSDGRTIVCYHPSVEIPYEHTQPIPRPDPVDNKEETHDQVLKSRLEVKELKNSKGPTFEELSKMFYTTKHRWYPVGQYHRRRKKLNPPKDR comes from the exons ATGGCAGTAGCATTGAGAAGAGCTTTGTGGTCCCGTACCATGTGGATGCATTTAGCAACATTCAGTAGGCAGGCCTCAGTACAGA ATGGAGCAATGCATTGTGCTCGCCATAAATCTACATATTCAGTTCTTCCAGAAGACTATAACTG TAAAGTGGAACTTTCCATGACATCAGATGGAAGGACAATTGTCTGCTACCATCCTTCCGTTGAAATTCCATATGAGCACACACAG CCCATACCTCGACCAGATCCAGTGGATAACAAAGAAGAAACACACGATCAAGTGCTGAAATCCAGATTGGAAGTGAAGGAGCTAAAGAATAGCAAAGGTCCTACATTTGAGGAGCTCAGCAAAATGTTTTATACAACAAAACATCGCTGGTACCCTGTGGGACA